The Bacteroidota bacterium region CACCAAGCCAAGCGCCACCGACATCAAACGCTGCGTCCCGTATACCCGACGCACGCCGGCGTAAAAGAAACCCAGCATGATCATCAAACTGATTACAGAAACCAGGATCTCTTTGGCATCCCGCGAGATCACGTCGAGCGCAGGAAAAACAAAAACGAGCCCCAATATGCCCAGCACTATAGCAAAATTAAACAATAGCAGATGTGCATAGGCATGACAAGAAAACGCCAGGTGTTTCACTGCCGGCTCCTTCCTACCCATTAACAACAGGCCCATTAAAAATGCAAACACAGGCAGCATAACCAGCACCAGTGATTTCGCAAGCGTCTCAACCCGTCTGTCAAAGGCTGCTTCATACACTTCAAATTCAGTACCAACCTCATCCAGATGCGTCTCAACCATCTGTTTTGCTACCGGTTGATGGTAGAAGTTCTCGGAATGCATGTGCATTCGAAGCCTGGTTGTCAGCGGGCTCTGGCCAACGAGGGATGCCACAAGAAAAAACATAACGTTAGCCACCAGGAAAACCCGAAAGGGATGCATGTAGGGCACCCGGCTTCCTTTCATGTACGCCACAGTAAGTGCACCAGGATGGCGCGCCAGGGTCCGGAGACTACGCCCCAGCTTTGAATCTGCCACGTGCACCAGGGACGTAAACGATTGTGAAATGAACTCCGGTAAAGACCGATTGATGACGCGATCGAGTTGCTCACCGCAATGTGGACAATACTTGCCCTCGGATGCAAGCGCACAAGTTGGGCAAAGTACCGGTGACGCTTTATCGGTGTTTTTATGGGATGAGTTTGCTTGCACGCTACGTCAAAATTCGCTCGGGTGATTTACCCGTTTGAGTGGAATGGGGTCATTATTGAGGCATGAGATCGCAAAATATCGGGGCATTCAATGCTGCGCCGGCCGTATCCAAGCTATCAGCATTTACACGATCAGCTCTTGCGTCTTCCAGACTGGTTAATACGTTAATGTATTCCGCTGCCAAATTACATTCTGTATACGCAAAAGAGCCGATGATTTGGGCCAGGTTCTGGAAATTGTCGCCTATACCGTCTACCCCCTCATTAAACATACGCCTGTAAATCTCCTGACCAAAGGTTGTGCTCAACACTTCATACTGTTCCTGATACTTGTATACATTCGAAATCAGCAGGACCTGCGTATAGGGCATATTCTCAACCACTCCCGTTGCGTTCGCCGTCTCCCATGCGCGTGACAGGGGTTCAGCCGGATTTACAAAGCCACCGGTGAAGACATCCA contains the following coding sequences:
- a CDS encoding DUF3667 domain-containing protein, whose product is MADSKLGRSLRTLARHPGALTVAYMKGSRVPYMHPFRVFLVANVMFFLVASLVGQSPLTTRLRMHMHSENFYHQPVAKQMVETHLDEVGTEFEVYEAAFDRRVETLAKSLVLVMLPVFAFLMGLLLMGRKEPAVKHLAFSCHAYAHLLLFNFAIVLGILGLVFVFPALDVISRDAKEILVSVISLMIMLGFFYAGVRRVYGTQRLMSVALGLVMTVGVYFVLFLYRALLFFVAFYSLKF